A portion of the Carboxydothermus pertinax genome contains these proteins:
- the dtd gene encoding D-aminoacyl-tRNA deacylase, with protein MRAVVQRVKRGKVVVAGEIISEIGPGLVVLIGIKAGDGEREISYLADKIANLRIFEDEKGKFNYSVKNIGGEILAVSNFTVYGDTKKGRRPSFTEAATPEVAREIFLRFLEVLKDQGVPVKSGVFQAKMEVEIINDGPVTVIVES; from the coding sequence ATGCGGGCAGTTGTACAAAGGGTAAAACGGGGAAAAGTGGTTGTTGCTGGAGAAATCATTTCCGAAATAGGCCCTGGTCTCGTGGTTTTAATAGGAATTAAAGCGGGCGATGGGGAACGGGAAATTTCCTATCTTGCCGATAAAATTGCTAATTTACGCATTTTTGAAGATGAAAAGGGAAAGTTTAATTACAGTGTTAAAAATATAGGCGGAGAAATATTAGCGGTATCGAATTTTACCGTGTACGGCGATACTAAAAAGGGCCGCCGCCCAAGTTTTACCGAAGCTGCAACACCGGAAGTTGCCAGGGAAATTTTTTTAAGATTTTTAGAAGTATTAAAAGATCAAGGAGTACCGGTAAAAAGTGGAGTTTTTCAGGCAAAGATGGAAGTTGAAATCATAAACGATGGGCCGGTGACGGTCATAGTAGAAAGTTAA